From Fibrobacter sp. UWB5, the proteins below share one genomic window:
- the cdaA gene encoding diadenylate cyclase CdaA, whose translation MILFKLFGIIDVRPADILDVLLISIIIYYIFLLFRGTRAAQMIFGGLLLILAWIIAQWWELHTVVWLISNLATLGIIALVILFQPEIRSALTRIGQAASKLDFHNLFFHSSGLDEITKTIASACQDLAKTHTGALIVLEKRVGLRNYADTGEILDARISSRLLRALFFPNSALHDGAVIMNTKRIIAAGCILPMPTGNAEKEAGYGMRHRAAKALAAECDALVIVVSEETGYISIAYRNTLRRNISVQELKQEIIRHWGELFNDVRESAKSETAEEKAG comes from the coding sequence ATGATTCTGTTTAAGCTATTCGGGATTATCGATGTGCGTCCAGCAGATATTCTGGACGTGCTCCTGATTTCGATTATCATCTACTACATCTTCTTGCTGTTCCGCGGAACCCGCGCCGCCCAGATGATTTTCGGTGGATTGCTTTTGATTCTCGCCTGGATTATTGCGCAGTGGTGGGAACTCCACACCGTCGTATGGCTTATCAGTAACCTTGCGACCCTCGGTATTATCGCACTCGTGATTCTTTTCCAGCCCGAAATTCGAAGCGCCCTCACCCGTATCGGTCAGGCCGCCAGTAAGCTCGATTTTCACAACCTGTTTTTCCATTCCAGCGGTCTCGACGAAATCACCAAGACCATCGCAAGCGCCTGCCAAGACCTGGCAAAGACACACACCGGTGCGCTGATTGTGCTTGAAAAGCGCGTGGGCCTGCGTAACTACGCCGACACCGGTGAAATCTTGGACGCCCGAATCAGCTCTAGACTTTTACGTGCCCTCTTCTTCCCGAATTCCGCTTTGCACGATGGCGCAGTCATCATGAACACCAAGCGCATTATTGCCGCCGGCTGTATCTTGCCCATGCCCACGGGTAACGCCGAAAAAGAAGCGGGCTACGGCATGCGCCACCGCGCTGCTAAGGCTTTGGCCGCCGAATGCGACGCCCTCGTGATCGTGGTGTCCGAAGAAACGGGCTACATCTCTATCGCCTACCGTAACACGTTGCGCAGAAACATTAGCGTTCAAGAATTGAAACAAGAAATCATTCGCCACTGGGGCGAACTCTTTAACGACGTCCGCGAATCGGCAAAGTCCGAAACCGCCGAAGAAAAAGCAGGCTAG
- the folP gene encoding dihydropteroate synthase: protein MFKEVLDHSRSLPWKIGNKVLPCKTPLIMGIVNVTPDSFFDGGKHNKPDAAYEHALMLLDQGAEILDIGGESSRPGSAPVSLQEELDRVCPVVERLAKLAKEREFYISVDTVKAKVAEETMKLGAHIINDISACAMDPNMLQTVADTKAAVVLNHIRGNFGTMQQDFKPYTNVVQEVREELLAQVKKLLDLGVEREKICIDPGIGFGKTAQDNIDLMKSTEEFLKDGYPVLIGTSRKSYIGKMPGLETSDRLIPTVTAGIVAVLGGASCIRVHDVKEAKESLLYLEALRNDSV, encoded by the coding sequence ATGTTCAAAGAAGTTCTGGATCATAGTCGCTCTCTCCCTTGGAAAATCGGCAACAAGGTTCTGCCTTGCAAGACTCCGCTGATTATGGGTATTGTGAATGTGACTCCGGACAGTTTTTTTGACGGCGGCAAGCACAACAAGCCTGACGCCGCCTACGAACACGCCTTGATGCTCCTGGACCAGGGCGCCGAAATTCTAGACATCGGTGGTGAAAGCAGCCGCCCGGGAAGCGCGCCTGTCAGCCTGCAAGAAGAACTGGACCGCGTATGCCCCGTGGTAGAACGTCTGGCCAAGCTCGCCAAAGAACGCGAATTCTATATCTCAGTCGATACGGTCAAAGCCAAGGTCGCCGAAGAAACCATGAAGCTCGGGGCCCACATCATCAACGACATTAGCGCCTGCGCCATGGACCCGAACATGCTCCAGACCGTCGCAGACACCAAGGCAGCCGTCGTGCTGAACCACATTCGCGGAAACTTCGGTACCATGCAGCAGGACTTCAAGCCGTACACGAACGTGGTGCAGGAAGTCCGCGAAGAACTCTTGGCGCAGGTGAAAAAGCTTTTGGACCTCGGCGTCGAGCGCGAAAAGATTTGCATTGACCCGGGTATTGGATTCGGAAAAACCGCGCAGGACAACATCGATTTGATGAAATCCACCGAAGAATTCCTGAAAGACGGCTACCCCGTTCTCATCGGAACCTCGCGCAAGTCCTATATTGGTAAAATGCCCGGTCTCGAAACAAGCGACCGCCTGATTCCGACCGTTACGGCAGGAATCGTTGCCGTACTCGGTGGCGCCAGCTGCATTCGCGTGCATGACGTGAAAGAGGCCAAGGAATCCTTGTTGTATTTGGAGGCGTTAAGAAATGATTCTGTTTAA